In the genome of Malania oleifera isolate guangnan ecotype guangnan chromosome 5, ASM2987363v1, whole genome shotgun sequence, the window GATCATGGCTTTGATGGTATTCTGAGAGAACACTTAATCATTTCTTTTCTGACAATAAGACAGCTCCTTCAGATTTGCTGATATTAGTTGTCCATCTGTTGTGCAGGAAAAAGGTAACCAGTATGTTAAAATGGGTAAAAAGCATTATTCTGATGCTATTGACTATTATACAAGGGCGATAAATCAGAAAGTTTTAAGTGACTATGAGAACTcaattatatttgctaatcgaGCTCACGTAAATTTATTACTGGGAAATTACAGACGAGCTCTTTTGGATGCTGAGGAGGCAATTAAGTTGGAGGCAACAAATGTCAAGGTATTTTATTTTATGCTGATCTTCTTGTCCAGCCACTTTTGGTCTTAAATAGCTGTATTTTCTTCTGAAGCTATTGTTTCTAATGTTTTGAACCCTTGTGATTAGGCACTTTATCGAGCTGCCAAAGCGTCAGTGTCTTTGAATATGTTGACCGAAGCACAATCATTTTGCAAGAAAGGACTTGAGAAGGACCCAAATAATGAAGAATTAAAGAAGCTAGAAAATCTTATCGATTTACGGAAATCTGAATGTGAACAGAGAGAGCTTCAAGTTTCCAAGGCTGTGGCTGCAGCTAAGGTTTGATGTTTGTGCTGTATGTCGAGTAGACTTTCTTTGGCTTCTGTGAGGCTTATTCTTTTCTCTGAATGCAGGACCTTGTTTCTGCAATTGAAAATAGAGGATTGAAGATTGGGAAGGCCATGTTTCAAGAATTAACTGGATTAAAAAAGCCTGTATtggataaaaataatattcttcaCTGGCCAGTTCTTCTTCTCTATGCGGAGGTTATGTCCAGCGATTTTATTGGGGACTTCTGTGAAACAGACATGTTTTCAGTTCATCTTCACATGATATCCATTGTTATTTGTGCTTTATTTACCTTAAAGATGATACATACTGGATTTTTGTCTTGATTTATGTGCACTTTGTGATGTCCTTAATTTTCAAACATGTTTTCAGAAAGTTGTCCACCATTACAATGGGACAAAGAAAATGCATACACTCGTGAAGCAGTTGAACTGTACTATGAGGTATGCCTTTGCCTTATTTATAATTCAAAATTACAATTTGGTTCCTAATCTTTGTGATTCTCTCCTGAATTAAACTTGTTTAATAGATTATTTTATCAGGCTCACCATGGCAGTTCTATAAGCTGTTAAAATTGTCacaagaaatgctgaaaatttagaTGTTTATGTGGCCCAACATTTTAAGGCTTGTGCATATAATATGATTCTGTGCGTACTTATTACATGTAATGATGAAGCCAAGATATCTATCAAGAGGATACTTCTATCTCTTTCTTGCTTCTATAActtttttcaaatgattttccaTTGAACCATGTGTGAGCAAACTTGGTTCATTGTTTTATGAGAACTCTGTCTGTTCTTTACTGATAGTACATATATCTACCTAGGAGCAATTTGTGGTTAGATATTGCATTATGTTAATTTGTTTTTTTGGTATATTTATTTCTTCAACTGTGAGCTTATTGGCAAAGTTGGCAGCTTATTAATTGAGATTCATGTGTATATCATTTGCTTAATTGGGAAGGAGATAATAATATAGTTCAAAACAATGATGGAGGAGTATGCT includes:
- the LOC131155152 gene encoding uncharacterized protein LOC131155152, whose product is MALWMETGSEPKTDSEIADLDAISALKESAALELKEKGNQYVKMGKKHYSDAIDYYTRAINQKVLSDYENSIIFANRAHVNLLLGNYRRALLDAEEAIKLEATNVKALYRAAKASVSLNMLTEAQSFCKKGLEKDPNNEELKKLENLIDLRKSECEQRELQVSKAVAAAKDLVSAIENRGLKIGKAMFQELTGLKKPVLDKNNILHWPVLLLYAEVMSSDFIGDFCETDMFSVHLHMMFSESCPPLQWDKENAYTREAVELYYEAGSGDCLSKTDLLGSLLEGTAGSQVENIGSEEKDAIDCSNHGIPAGKVSTKWVKVCERRTLHDVLKEPNFVIPGIPVFYVVSKRTSFYKDFRAGKWAPPA